One Staphylococcus ratti DNA segment encodes these proteins:
- a CDS encoding transglycosylase domain-containing protein has translation MVVLDDSHRLTQFLKVYDDYFKNIKRLFMIIIILSIWFFILVSGIALGYFASIVSDANEINDDALVREVTHLPEMPQLQTRNVNLIELYNAQTPLLIAGPAEVSPYVTKAIVSSEDAQFYTHHGVLPKAIFRAMYQDIFNRDNPTGGSTITQQLVKNQMLTNQKTYDRKAKEIMYAMRLENLMTKDEIIYTYINRISFGRDTYGQHITGITSASYGVFGKPPKTLNLAESAYLAGIVQSPYYYTPYTKDGDIKNAKAIAPSIQRQRYVLKRMYIEKVITKNEYRVALKYPISEKFI, from the coding sequence ATCGTCGTTTTGGATGACAGTCATCGATTAACTCAATTTCTTAAAGTATATGATGATTATTTTAAAAACATCAAACGTCTTTTTATGATTATCATCATCCTATCGATTTGGTTCTTTATCTTAGTATCCGGCATTGCACTAGGCTATTTTGCGAGTATTGTATCAGATGCAAATGAAATCAATGATGATGCGCTCGTAAGAGAAGTCACGCATCTTCCAGAAATGCCACAATTACAAACACGTAATGTGAATTTAATCGAACTTTATAATGCGCAAACACCTTTACTCATAGCTGGACCTGCTGAGGTGTCTCCATATGTTACAAAAGCCATTGTTTCGAGTGAAGACGCACAGTTTTACACACACCATGGCGTCTTACCAAAAGCCATTTTTCGGGCAATGTATCAAGACATTTTTAATCGAGACAATCCTACGGGCGGTAGTACAATAACGCAACAACTCGTTAAAAATCAAATGTTAACGAATCAAAAAACGTATGATCGTAAAGCCAAGGAAATTATGTACGCGATGCGCTTGGAAAACTTAATGACTAAAGATGAAATCATTTATACTTATATTAATCGCATTTCTTTTGGACGAGATACTTATGGCCAACATATTACCGGCATCACCTCAGCCTCTTATGGTGTTTTTGGTAAGCCTCCTAAAACGTTAAATTTAGCAGAATCCGCTTACCTTGCTGGAATTGTACAAAGTCCTTATTACTATACGCCTTATACAAAAGACGGTGACATCAAAAACGCCAAAGCGATTGCCCCTTCGATTCAACGTCAAAGATATGTTTTAAAACGGATGTATATCGAGAAAGTCATCACTAAAAATGAATATCGCGTTGCATTAAAATATCCGATTTCTGAAAAATTCATATAA
- the tyrS gene encoding tyrosine--tRNA ligase, with protein sequence MANQLLEELKWRGLIYQQTDEEGIETLLNKEEVKLYCGADPTADSLHIGHLLPYLTLRRFQEHGHRPIVLIGGGTGMIGDPSGKSEERVLQTEEQIEVNVQGIQNQMKQLFDFETENGPILVNNKDWLSQISLIEFLRDFGKHVGVNYMLAKDSIQSRLANGISYTEFTYTILQAIDFGHLNREFDCKIQIGGSDQWGNITSGIELMRRMYGTTEVYGLTIPLVTKSDGKKFGKSESGAIWLDRDKTSPYEFYQFWINTSDEDVIKFLKYFTFLTQEEIEKLAQTVETEPHLRQAQKALAENVTRFIHGEAALAEAERISKALFSGDLKALTADEIKAGFKDVPQVTISSETTNIVEALVEAKISPSKRQAREDVTNGAIYINGERQQDLQYTLTNDDKYDDSFTIIRRGKKKYFMVNYS encoded by the coding sequence ATGGCAAATCAATTGTTAGAAGAGCTTAAATGGCGTGGTCTGATTTATCAACAAACAGATGAAGAAGGTATCGAAACATTATTAAATAAAGAAGAAGTTAAACTATACTGTGGTGCGGATCCAACTGCGGATAGTTTGCATATTGGACATTTATTACCTTATTTAACACTTCGTCGTTTTCAAGAGCATGGTCATCGTCCGATTGTATTAATCGGTGGTGGAACAGGAATGATTGGAGATCCTTCTGGTAAGTCAGAAGAGCGTGTGCTTCAAACAGAAGAGCAAATTGAAGTGAATGTTCAAGGTATTCAAAATCAAATGAAGCAACTTTTTGATTTTGAAACGGAGAATGGACCAATTCTTGTAAATAATAAAGATTGGTTGAGCCAAATCTCATTAATAGAATTTTTACGAGACTTTGGAAAACATGTCGGTGTAAATTACATGTTGGCTAAAGATTCAATTCAATCACGCTTAGCCAATGGCATTTCGTACACTGAGTTTACGTATACCATTTTACAAGCGATTGATTTTGGACATTTAAATCGTGAATTTGATTGTAAAATTCAAATCGGGGGCTCAGATCAGTGGGGGAATATCACGAGTGGTATTGAATTAATGCGCCGTATGTATGGAACGACAGAAGTTTACGGTTTGACGATTCCATTAGTGACAAAATCTGATGGGAAAAAGTTTGGTAAATCTGAATCAGGCGCTATTTGGTTAGATCGAGATAAAACAAGTCCATATGAGTTTTATCAATTTTGGATTAATACAAGTGATGAGGATGTTATTAAATTCTTGAAGTACTTTACATTCTTAACTCAAGAGGAGATTGAAAAACTAGCGCAAACTGTTGAAACTGAGCCACATTTGCGTCAAGCACAAAAAGCGCTTGCAGAAAATGTCACACGTTTTATTCACGGCGAAGCAGCATTAGCAGAAGCCGAACGTATTTCAAAAGCATTATTCAGTGGCGACTTAAAAGCGTTAACTGCAGATGAGATTAAAGCAGGTTTCAAAGATGTACCACAAGTAACAATTTCAAGCGAAACAACGAACATTGTTGAAGCATTGGTTGAAGCGAAGATATCTCCATCAAAACGTCAAGCACGAGAAGATGTTACAAATGGTGCCATTTATATTAATGGCGAACGTCAGCAAGATTTACAATATACACTGACAAACGATGATAAGTACGATGATAGTTTTACGATTATACGTCGTGGTAAAAAGAAATATTTCATGGTTAATTATTCATAA
- a CDS encoding S1C family serine protease, translating into MKEEHNYNPSHQSNPHQSAEPYRSKRKFPWFKTILIALAAGLIGGLIAFGLTSLFSNFSSPFSTKPGSQVNEASQKPGGNTLDGKSEKYKTVNQMINDKAPAIVGVINEQKVQNLDDLLRGKSAKSKPSGIGSGVIYQKDGKNAYIVTNNHVIEGASSVKIQLHNSQQVSAELVGNDPLTDLAVLKIKDRDDIKTMSFANSSKVKTGDSVFAMGNPLGLEFANTVTSGIISANERTIETDTSAGPNKVNVIQTDAAINPGNSGGALVDINGNLIGINTLKIAAPQVEGIGFAIPSNEVKLVIDQLVNHGEVKRPSIGIEMINVTDIPDSYKRHVNTDSGVYVANVPRRGIDLKRGDIITEIDGHKIDSDSDLRSYLYKDKKPGDKVTFTVNRDGKSTQIKVTLDSAK; encoded by the coding sequence ATGAAAGAAGAACACAATTATAATCCTTCACATCAATCAAATCCACATCAATCCGCGGAGCCTTATCGATCGAAACGAAAATTTCCTTGGTTCAAAACGATACTTATAGCGCTAGCAGCGGGATTAATAGGTGGTCTCATTGCATTTGGTTTAACTAGTCTGTTTTCTAATTTTTCTTCCCCATTCTCAACGAAACCCGGCTCACAAGTGAATGAAGCTTCGCAAAAGCCAGGTGGCAATACACTCGATGGCAAAAGTGAAAAATATAAAACAGTGAATCAAATGATTAATGATAAAGCGCCTGCAATCGTAGGTGTCATTAACGAACAAAAAGTTCAAAATTTAGACGATTTACTTCGCGGTAAGTCAGCTAAGTCTAAACCATCTGGTATAGGTTCAGGTGTCATTTATCAAAAAGATGGTAAGAACGCCTACATCGTTACGAACAATCATGTCATTGAAGGGGCATCATCAGTCAAAATACAACTTCACAATTCTCAACAAGTTTCTGCTGAATTAGTAGGTAATGATCCTTTAACTGACTTAGCTGTTTTAAAAATTAAAGACCGTGATGATATAAAGACGATGTCTTTTGCAAATTCAAGCAAAGTTAAAACTGGAGACAGCGTTTTTGCAATGGGTAACCCTCTAGGATTAGAGTTTGCAAACACAGTAACTTCAGGGATTATTTCTGCAAATGAACGTACGATCGAAACAGATACTTCAGCAGGACCAAACAAAGTCAATGTTATCCAGACAGATGCTGCCATTAATCCTGGAAATTCAGGTGGTGCGCTCGTCGATATAAACGGAAATCTGATAGGTATTAATACATTAAAAATTGCAGCACCACAAGTTGAAGGCATCGGCTTTGCTATCCCAAGTAACGAAGTGAAACTCGTTATTGATCAACTGGTAAATCATGGAGAAGTGAAACGCCCTTCTATTGGTATTGAAATGATTAATGTGACGGATATTCCTGATAGCTATAAACGTCATGTCAATACAGATTCAGGTGTTTACGTCGCCAATGTTCCTCGACGCGGAATTGATTTAAAACGTGGCGATATTATCACTGAGATTGATGGACATAAAATTGATAGTGATTCTGATTTACGTAGTTACCTCTATAAAGATAAAAAACCAGGTGATAAAGTAACATTTACTGTAAATCGAGACGGTAAATCTACACAAATTAAAGTCACTTTAGATTCAGCAAAGTAA
- a CDS encoding lysophospholipid acyltransferase family protein, whose amino-acid sequence MLYKVIAKVLDTIIVKRLKNLEVIGKEQKPETNRYVVTCNHESYNEIILLGLALFPNEIHFMAKQELFKKKWLHKFFTALNAFPVNRENPGPSTLKIPVKILNQNKTVGIFPSGQRTAVEVPLKRGAATIAMLGKAPILPAAYVGPTKILHLFTKKAYIKFGEPIDTTALPKDLKRQEKVDYITNLISERTRELQKELNDYVKQK is encoded by the coding sequence ATGTTATATAAAGTAATCGCAAAAGTATTAGATACTATTATTGTTAAACGACTTAAAAATTTAGAAGTTATAGGTAAGGAACAAAAGCCAGAAACCAATCGCTACGTTGTGACATGTAATCATGAAAGTTACAATGAAATTATTTTATTAGGTTTAGCATTGTTTCCTAATGAAATCCATTTCATGGCAAAACAAGAATTATTTAAAAAGAAATGGTTGCATAAATTTTTTACAGCACTAAATGCGTTTCCAGTTAATAGAGAAAATCCAGGACCAAGCACATTAAAAATACCTGTAAAGATTTTAAATCAAAACAAAACAGTAGGTATTTTCCCATCCGGTCAACGTACAGCTGTTGAAGTACCTTTAAAAAGAGGTGCAGCGACAATTGCGATGCTAGGGAAGGCGCCAATTTTACCTGCTGCCTATGTTGGTCCAACTAAAATTTTGCATTTGTTTACTAAAAAAGCGTACATTAAATTTGGTGAGCCGATTGATACGACAGCACTTCCAAAAGATTTAAAACGACAAGAGAAAGTAGATTATATTACAAATTTAATTTCCGAACGTACACGCGAATTACAAAAAGAATTAAATGATTATGTAAAACAAAAATAA
- a CDS encoding HAD family hydrolase, which yields MQKVILFDVDGVFLDEGRCFDVAALTVYEILRDKTYLNLGSKVDLSNLTDSQIQSIRHEIFENDMILNQLKSLGINSNWDMLFVVFSVHFIHLLKQLSESERTIFLQSRSISQKQLQEIGRKLTHNTLDYAAPLDFLASCSEGKEVLYEELKHYAKAQLNTEACSLFDIQSPLWQFTQSIYQEWYLGRNLFEDVEGQVAKSDYKQGYIYDEKVLVPVEEAQSLLKALKEKGYKIAIATGRTRTETLIPFEALGLLQFFEDEHIVTASEVIEAETRYPNLKPLGKPNPFSYIAALNGNEKKDYFDYTTTQVNRVQPQNVTIVGDSLADLLCAQKINAYFIGTLTGLKGEGAQQELEHYHADKIVNNVLDIRSIFL from the coding sequence ATGCAAAAAGTAATATTATTTGATGTAGATGGCGTCTTTTTAGACGAGGGAAGATGTTTTGATGTCGCTGCTTTAACCGTGTATGAAATATTGCGCGATAAAACGTATTTAAATTTAGGCTCAAAAGTGGATTTATCTAATTTAACAGATTCTCAAATCCAATCGATTCGACATGAAATTTTTGAAAATGATATGATTTTAAATCAACTGAAATCATTAGGAATAAATTCAAATTGGGACATGTTATTCGTTGTCTTTTCAGTTCATTTCATCCATTTATTAAAACAACTTTCAGAATCTGAAAGAACAATTTTTTTACAATCTCGCTCAATCTCTCAAAAACAACTACAAGAAATAGGCCGAAAACTTACGCATAACACGTTAGACTATGCAGCACCTTTAGATTTTTTAGCATCATGTTCCGAAGGGAAAGAAGTACTTTATGAAGAATTAAAACATTACGCAAAAGCACAATTAAATACCGAGGCGTGTTCACTTTTTGATATTCAAAGCCCATTATGGCAGTTTACTCAATCTATTTATCAAGAATGGTATTTAGGTCGAAATTTATTTGAAGACGTGGAAGGACAAGTTGCCAAATCAGATTATAAACAAGGATATATTTATGATGAAAAAGTGCTGGTCCCAGTAGAAGAAGCGCAATCTTTATTAAAAGCATTAAAAGAAAAAGGTTACAAAATTGCAATTGCAACAGGACGTACAAGAACGGAAACTTTAATTCCATTTGAAGCGCTAGGTTTATTACAATTTTTTGAAGACGAACATATTGTTACGGCAAGTGAAGTGATAGAAGCGGAAACCCGTTATCCAAATTTAAAACCACTCGGAAAGCCTAATCCATTTAGCTATATTGCGGCATTGAATGGCAATGAAAAGAAGGACTACTTTGATTATACAACAACACAAGTTAATCGTGTTCAACCGCAGAACGTTACGATTGTAGGTGATTCACTCGCTGACTTGCTTTGTGCTCAAAAAATAAACGCCTATTTTATTGGAACATTAACAGGCTTAAAAGGAGAAGGGGCACAACAAGAATTAGAACATTATCATGCTGATAAAATCGTGAATAATGTTTTAGATATTCGTTCAATATTTTTATAA
- the serA gene encoding phosphoglycerate dehydrogenase yields the protein MLYKVLVADPISEEGLKSLNEDQRFDVIHQTGLSEAELVELIPEFHALIVRSQTQVTASILKAGTQLKVVARAGVGVDNIELDSATKEGIIVINAPDGNTISATEHSVAMILAMARNIPQAHASLSQGEWDRKTFRGTELYRKTLGVIGTGRIGIGVAKRLQSFGMNILAYDPYLSEDKAKELEFTRATVDEIAQNADFVTVHTPLTEKTKGIVNKAFFDQAKPNLRIINVARGGIIDEQALLEALNHNQIAGAALDVFENEPANHSPITQHPKVIVTPHLGASTVEAQEKVAISVAENIIDILINQNISHAVNAPNGIFSEDEALQPYVQLAKMAGEVGIQLLPKAPRELKITYAGDLALDDTSLITRTLVKGVLQQDMGDHVNLINALVLLNEQNVTYTIEKTKSKKGFSNYIELELINKADSIKIGGTVLNGFGPRIVRINQYPVDFKPEQYQLVIHHYDRPGVVGKTGQILGEYDVNIASMHLGRTHIGGKAMMILSIDKPIRDEVEAELLNVEGFNSVTPVTLTL from the coding sequence ATGTTATATAAAGTGCTTGTCGCAGACCCTATCTCTGAAGAAGGCTTAAAAAGTTTAAATGAAGATCAACGTTTTGATGTGATACATCAAACAGGGTTAAGTGAAGCTGAACTAGTAGAACTCATCCCTGAATTCCATGCGCTTATTGTACGTAGTCAAACACAAGTCACAGCATCTATTTTGAAAGCAGGTACGCAATTGAAAGTCGTTGCGCGTGCAGGTGTTGGTGTCGATAATATCGAACTCGATAGTGCCACTAAAGAAGGTATTATTGTGATTAACGCACCGGATGGCAATACTATTTCTGCAACTGAGCATTCAGTAGCAATGATTTTAGCGATGGCACGTAATATTCCACAAGCTCACGCTTCACTTAGCCAAGGAGAATGGGACCGCAAAACGTTTCGTGGAACAGAACTGTACCGTAAAACTTTAGGCGTCATTGGGACTGGACGCATCGGTATAGGTGTCGCTAAAAGACTACAAAGTTTTGGCATGAATATTCTTGCTTATGATCCCTATCTTTCAGAAGATAAAGCAAAAGAGTTAGAGTTCACAAGAGCTACTGTAGATGAAATTGCTCAAAACGCTGATTTTGTGACCGTCCATACGCCGTTAACAGAAAAAACGAAAGGCATTGTAAATAAAGCTTTTTTCGACCAAGCAAAACCCAATTTACGAATTATCAACGTAGCACGTGGTGGTATTATTGACGAGCAAGCACTTTTAGAAGCACTCAATCATAATCAAATTGCGGGAGCCGCGTTAGATGTATTTGAAAATGAACCCGCCAATCATTCACCTATTACGCAACATCCGAAAGTGATCGTTACACCCCACTTAGGTGCTTCAACAGTTGAAGCGCAGGAAAAAGTGGCCATATCAGTGGCAGAGAATATTATCGACATACTCATCAATCAAAATATTTCACATGCTGTAAATGCACCGAATGGCATTTTCAGTGAAGATGAAGCATTACAACCTTATGTCCAATTAGCTAAAATGGCTGGTGAAGTCGGTATTCAATTATTACCAAAAGCTCCTCGTGAACTCAAAATCACATATGCTGGAGACCTTGCATTAGATGATACGAGTTTAATTACACGTACGCTTGTTAAAGGCGTTTTACAACAAGATATGGGTGACCATGTTAATCTTATTAATGCTTTAGTTTTATTAAATGAGCAAAATGTTACGTATACCATCGAAAAAACGAAAAGTAAAAAAGGGTTTAGCAATTATATTGAGCTAGAACTGATCAATAAAGCTGATAGCATCAAAATTGGCGGTACTGTATTGAACGGCTTTGGCCCTCGAATTGTACGTATTAATCAGTATCCAGTAGACTTTAAACCCGAACAATATCAACTTGTCATTCATCATTATGACCGACCTGGAGTAGTAGGTAAAACCGGACAAATTTTAGGAGAATATGATGTCAATATTGCTTCTATGCATTTAGGTCGTACACATATCGGAGGAAAAGCTATGATGATTTTGTCCATCGACAAGCCGATTCGTGACGAAGTAGAAGCAGAACTCTTAAATGTTGAAGGATTTAATTCGGTTACACCAGTTACATTAACGTTATAA
- a CDS encoding pyridoxal-phosphate-dependent aminotransferase family protein gives MYFQHPLLLTPGPTPVPLHIQTEMNLPMVGHRSSDFEAIAKEAFEALKHVFGSHQDVMILSSSGTSALEASMVNLLEPDDHFVVIVSGAFGNRFKQIAETYYTNVHIFDVPWGEAFDTKQVITFIEQLNAPIKAVFTQYCETSTAVLHPVAELGVALKTLDNEIYFVVDGVSCVGAVDVNMERDHIDILVSGSQKAMALPAGISFVACNQRALEQINASTTPKFYLDLAKHYKSLLESSTPYTPNISAFRGVIAYRRYIDAIGFDNVIQHHYQIRDAVRAALKALNFELLVNDTYASPTVTAFIPKDEAELQKIKKELKTQFNITIAGGQGKLKGRILRVGHMGDVSPFTLLSFIAALEILLTQHRNTSFIGQGTKVFTEVLKDVI, from the coding sequence ATGTATTTCCAACACCCTTTATTATTAACACCTGGCCCCACACCCGTCCCTTTGCATATCCAAACAGAGATGAACTTGCCTATGGTAGGTCATCGTTCATCGGACTTTGAAGCTATTGCAAAAGAAGCCTTTGAAGCACTTAAACACGTATTCGGTAGTCATCAAGATGTTATGATTTTATCTTCAAGTGGTACGAGCGCCCTTGAAGCCAGTATGGTGAATTTATTAGAACCAGATGACCACTTTGTCGTTATCGTTTCAGGCGCTTTTGGTAATCGTTTTAAACAAATCGCAGAAACGTATTATACAAATGTACATATTTTCGATGTCCCTTGGGGAGAAGCATTCGATACAAAGCAAGTTATTACTTTCATCGAACAGCTAAATGCGCCTATCAAAGCTGTGTTTACTCAATACTGTGAAACTTCTACAGCCGTGCTCCATCCTGTCGCTGAACTCGGCGTAGCTTTAAAAACTTTAGATAATGAGATTTACTTTGTCGTCGACGGTGTGAGTTGTGTTGGCGCTGTGGACGTCAATATGGAAAGAGACCATATCGACATTTTAGTTTCAGGTAGTCAAAAAGCTATGGCATTACCTGCGGGCATTTCTTTTGTTGCATGTAATCAACGCGCTTTAGAGCAAATTAATGCAAGCACCACTCCAAAATTTTACTTAGATTTAGCCAAACATTATAAGTCACTGCTCGAAAGTTCTACACCTTATACTCCTAATATCTCTGCATTTAGAGGTGTCATTGCATACAGACGTTATATCGATGCTATAGGGTTCGATAACGTCATTCAACATCATTATCAAATAAGAGATGCTGTAAGAGCAGCCTTGAAAGCGTTAAATTTTGAGCTACTTGTCAATGATACTTATGCTTCCCCTACTGTTACAGCTTTTATTCCAAAAGACGAAGCTGAACTTCAAAAAATAAAAAAAGAACTCAAAACCCAATTCAACATCACCATTGCAGGTGGTCAAGGAAAATTAAAAGGCCGCATTTTACGTGTTGGACATATGGGAGATGTTTCGCCTTTTACTTTATTAAGTTTTATAGCTGCACTAGAAATATTGCTTACTCAGCATCGTAATACGTCATTCATCGGTCAAGGTACAAAAGTATTTACGGAGGTTTTAAAAGATGTTATATAA
- a CDS encoding OsmC family protein produces MVQHDFKVSFQWQGGGDQSGQLDGDIIKETFSIPSSLGGTGIGTNPDELLVSAAGSCFIISLAATLARAHFRIKSFKLTSIGTAEYRHNRFSMKQITHNVDIYVEDSETKDKLLRRIDRLLQTADANCMVSNSLRGNVTITTQSHIYLISQNV; encoded by the coding sequence ATGGTTCAGCATGATTTTAAAGTCTCCTTTCAATGGCAAGGTGGAGGCGATCAGTCCGGCCAATTAGATGGCGACATTATTAAAGAAACATTCTCTATTCCTTCAAGCCTAGGAGGAACTGGCATAGGTACAAATCCCGACGAATTACTCGTTAGCGCAGCTGGCAGTTGCTTCATTATCTCATTAGCCGCTACACTTGCGCGTGCTCATTTTAGAATAAAATCATTTAAACTTACTTCAATAGGAACAGCTGAATATCGCCACAACCGATTTTCAATGAAACAAATTACGCATAACGTAGATATTTATGTAGAAGATTCGGAAACTAAAGATAAACTGCTCCGACGCATCGATCGATTACTTCAAACTGCTGACGCCAATTGCATGGTCTCCAATAGTTTACGAGGAAATGTCACGATTACTACGCAGTCACATATATATTTAATTTCACAGAACGTATAG
- a CDS encoding glycerophosphodiester phosphodiesterase, with product MKLSKPFKSFKVVAHRGFSESYPENTREAYQAALGRHIDMLEIDLHMTKDGALVAIHDDTIDRTSNSKGAIKDFTLETLRDFDFGSWKGLNHKAELMTFDEVLTLCKNYSKTLLVEIKTPKNYPGIEKAVLQKIKNQQFPLHRIIIQSFDTKSIQTFHTLAPYLTLGVLISKRKYWLKQPPYKDIATYADYINPNYKLINRKFIKRAHQEGLKVIPYTVNDIDDAKKLIKLGVDGVITDAPDRLFKL from the coding sequence GTGAAGCTGAGTAAACCGTTTAAATCATTTAAAGTGGTTGCACATCGTGGCTTTTCTGAAAGTTATCCAGAAAATACGCGTGAAGCGTATCAAGCGGCGCTAGGCCGACATATTGATATGTTAGAAATTGATTTGCATATGACAAAAGATGGTGCGCTTGTGGCAATTCATGATGACACAATTGATCGAACATCTAATTCAAAAGGTGCAATTAAAGATTTTACTTTAGAAACGTTAAGAGATTTTGATTTTGGAAGTTGGAAGGGGTTAAATCACAAGGCAGAATTAATGACGTTTGATGAAGTGCTAACGTTATGTAAAAACTATTCTAAAACGTTGTTAGTTGAAATCAAAACACCTAAAAATTATCCAGGCATTGAAAAAGCCGTTTTACAAAAAATAAAAAATCAACAATTTCCATTACATCGAATTATCATTCAATCTTTTGATACGAAATCTATTCAAACGTTTCATACACTTGCGCCTTATTTAACATTAGGTGTGTTAATTAGTAAACGGAAATATTGGTTGAAGCAACCACCTTACAAAGACATTGCAACGTATGCAGATTATATTAATCCTAATTATAAACTGATTAATCGTAAATTTATTAAGCGCGCACATCAAGAGGGATTGAAAGTCATTCCTTACACGGTAAATGACATAGATGACGCAAAAAAATTAATTAAACTAGGTGTTGATGGTGTGATTACGGACGCACCTGACCGTTTATTCAAATTATAA
- a CDS encoding ornithine cyclodeaminase family protein, protein MKFWNENDIQAIYHMSDAINDIETLFTNMNAITQTQRMVISTGTGAKSMLYMPCIHKDKQIGIIKITSITPENPQLGLPTTQANIIITDIKTGKHLASLDASYLTRLRTGALSGIAPKYMSNSNSQSLGMIGTGGMAYEQFLGNIEVRNIQNVYLYNRSRDKAEHFKRQLQQAHPNLDITVTNNVQTLVQKSDIINCQTQSTSPVFEAKDIQDGTHINGIGSYRPDMKEMDNQLFPRASHVVFDDIEGVKEEAGEFIEPHEKGIFKFEEIDGDLKSIVSKKQLLRQSCEAITIFKCVGAAHFDLAVAIGAYEKLNKTPQS, encoded by the coding sequence ATGAAATTTTGGAATGAAAATGACATCCAAGCTATCTATCACATGTCTGACGCCATAAACGATATCGAGACCCTATTTACAAACATGAATGCGATTACACAAACACAGCGTATGGTTATCTCGACGGGAACCGGTGCAAAATCAATGCTGTATATGCCTTGTATACATAAAGACAAACAAATCGGCATCATTAAGATCACTTCAATCACACCTGAAAACCCTCAACTTGGCCTTCCTACAACACAAGCCAATATCATCATTACAGATATTAAAACAGGAAAACACCTTGCAAGTTTAGATGCAAGTTACCTCACACGATTACGTACGGGCGCTTTAAGCGGGATAGCACCTAAATATATGAGTAACTCAAATAGTCAATCACTCGGAATGATTGGCACAGGCGGGATGGCTTATGAGCAGTTTTTAGGTAATATCGAAGTACGCAATATCCAAAACGTTTATCTTTACAATCGTAGCCGCGACAAAGCAGAACATTTTAAGAGACAACTTCAACAAGCCCATCCCAATTTAGATATAACGGTTACAAATAATGTTCAGACTTTAGTTCAAAAGTCTGATATTATTAATTGCCAAACACAGTCAACCTCCCCTGTCTTTGAAGCAAAAGACATTCAAGATGGAACACACATTAATGGTATAGGTTCCTATCGTCCAGATATGAAAGAAATGGATAATCAACTCTTTCCAAGAGCAAGTCATGTCGTATTCGATGATATTGAAGGTGTTAAAGAAGAAGCCGGAGAATTTATCGAACCTCATGAAAAAGGAATTTTTAAATTTGAAGAAATAGATGGCGATTTAAAAAGCATTGTTTCAAAAAAACAACTTTTACGTCAATCATGTGAAGCCATTACAATTTTTAAATGCGTCGGTGCCGCGCACTTTGATTTAGCAGTTGCGATAGGTGCATATGAGAAATTAAATAAAACACCGCAATCATAA
- the rpsD gene encoding 30S ribosomal protein S4, which yields MARFRGSSWKKSRRLGISLSGTGKELEKRPYAPGQHGPTQRKKLSEYGLQLREKQKLRYLYGMTERQFRNTFEAAGKQGGVHGENFMILLASRLDAVVYALGLARTRRQARQLVGHGHVEVDGKRVDIPSYTLKPGQVITVREKSQKLAIIEESIEINNFVPDYLDFDADNLKGTFVRLPERSELPAEINEQLIVEYYSR from the coding sequence ATGGCTCGATTCAGAGGTTCAAGCTGGAAAAAATCTCGTCGTTTAGGTATCTCATTATCAGGTACTGGTAAAGAATTAGAAAAGCGTCCTTACGCTCCAGGTCAACATGGCCCAACACAACGTAAAAAATTATCTGAGTACGGATTACAATTACGTGAAAAACAAAAATTACGTTACTTATATGGAATGACTGAAAGACAATTCCGTAACACTTTTGAAGCTGCTGGTAAACAAGGTGGGGTTCATGGTGAAAACTTCATGATCCTTTTAGCTAGCCGTTTAGATGCGGTTGTTTACGCATTAGGTTTAGCACGTACACGTCGTCAAGCACGTCAATTAGTTGGTCACGGTCACGTTGAAGTAGATGGTAAACGTGTTGACATTCCATCTTACACTTTAAAACCTGGTCAAGTGATTACAGTACGTGAAAAATCACAAAAATTAGCAATTATCGAAGAGTCAATCGAAATCAACAACTTCGTTCCTGACTATTTAGACTTCGATGCTGACAACTTAAAAGGTACTTTCGTACGTCTTCCAGAACGTAGCGAATTACCAGCTGAAATCAATGAACAATTAATCGTTGAGTACTACTCACGTTAA